The DNA sequence ATGGCGCCCGCTGCTGGTGCAGTGAGTGCCCGCGGCAATTGGGAGCCAGCCACCGTGGACGGACTTCTTGGGGCCTTCAGTGGCCCTCGGAGGGCCGGCACGGCGCTTGCGACGAGCATCGGGCCAGCCTGTGCAGTGCACCCTCTATCCTGGAGGTGGCACGCTGCCTTTTTACGGTCCTGCAACCAGATCCCGAGTTGGCACGTGAAGTGGGTCACCCCAAGCACAACCAATGGGACGCCAGTCTGGAGGATCGATGACGGCTCCATACGTGTATAGTGGGCCGCATTTGTGAATCCTCTCAATGTGGGGCGCGGATTCCAATGTAGTACGAGGAATCGGCCACGTCGGATGCTGGCATCCCCCTTGGGTCCCAGTGTCTGGCTACGCTGTAGGCTTGACTTCGTCGTAGACCAGATAGGGTGAGGATATGGTTTGACTTTAATCCCTGCGGAGTCTTACGCTTACCGGTGAGGGAATAGCTGCGATGAGCAAGAAGTGGTACAACTACTTCGTTTCGGTCGACTCGGTGACGGGGGATCCGGCTTCTGGCGGCGACACGGGCGAGAGCACTCCGGTGCCTGCCCATACCAGTGCGGCCGATGAGATTGCAGGAATCGCCCACTCCATCAATCCCGGGCCCGCGCCCGCATTTTCCACTCCGGTAGCCGATCCCACTTCCTTCGCGCAGATCTATGAAGCGGCTGAAGTAAAGGTGCCCGCGCACGGATTCACCATCTTCAAGATCGCGGAAATGCTCAAAAGCGAGCACATCCGCAGCCTCCCCGTCGAGATCAAGCGCAGCTCCGTCCTGCTGGCTCTGGACGCGGCCGGAGTGAAACTACAGGAGGTGATCGAGGACGCAGTGCATCGCGACCGGGCTCTGGACACATTCGAGTCCGTGCAGCAGCGGTCTCTCGATCAACTGGAGGCGCGCAAGGCCGAGGAAAACAAGGGCCTCCAGATGGAAGCGGACCGGGTCCTGAACGAGTTGCGGGCGAAGATCCAGGCCAACAACGACGAGGTCACCAAGGAACGTGAACGCCTGCAGGGCTGGCGGTTCCAGAAGCAACAGGAAGAGCGCCGCATCTTCGACGCGGTGGCTCCATTTGTCCCCGAGAATCCCATCACCACCGGGCCCGCGGTGGTCGCCAAAGCAGAGTCCGGTAAGGTGCCCGGCAATTAGCCGGGAAGGAGCAGCAATTCATGTTCGACCGCCTCTCGCGTGTTTTTCGTTCATTTTTTGGTTTCTTTATCTCCATCGCTGAGGATCCCGAGCTCATCCTGGAGCAGAACATTCGCGACATGAACGACCAGGTTCCGCGAATGAACGAGAGCATCGCGATGGTGAAAGCCAACGTGACGCTGCTCGAGAAGGAAGAAGCCAAGTATAAGGCTGAGCTGAACGACCTCGGAGCCAAGGTGAAGGCCAGCATTCAGGCCGGCCGCGACGATCTGGCCGGGCAGTTCGCCATCCACCTTGAGCAACTCCGGGGCGCCCTCGCGCGGACACAGGGCCAATTGACGACGGCGCGGTCGGCCTATGATAAGGCGCTGAACGTCAAGAAGGCCTTCCTGCGCGAGAAAGAGCGCAAGACCAACGAGGCGATGAACGCGATCCGCGACTATCGCCGTTCGAAGTGGCAGAAGCAGGTGGCCGACGCCATGGAGCAGTTCGAAGTGGCCGGCATCAGCCAGACGCACGACGAGATGGTCCGCAAGATCGAAGAGACGACAGCCGTGAACGAAGCCCGGATGGAGATGGCCATCGGCAACGTCGACCAACAGCGGTTCCAGATTGAGGAAGACGCCGAGAAACTGCGCGCGGCCGAACTGGTAAAGCAGTTCAAGGCGGAGATGGGCCTGATGACGCCCTCGGCGTCGGCCCCAGCACCGGAAAAGACGATCGGTGGCCGCGAGCAGGATCGCACCACGTAGTTGCAGGAGGCGACCTAAGAGGTAATCATGGCGATACGCATCGAAAAAGGTGGGTGGGCTTTCATCTTTGTTTTAGGCTTGGGTCTGGTCGGCTACAGCCTCGATAGGTACGGAGTGGTCAACCTTTCGGGCCTGTTCGGCAAGGGCGGCGACAAAGCTGCTACCAAGTCGGCCGTGGATACTTCCAAGCCGCTGCCCAGCGTCGGCGACAAGGAATCCAACGAAGTCCGGGTCCGGGTCAACATCTGGGTGGGTTGCGTAGGCGGCCTGGTGGCCAACGGAGGCCTCGACACGGCAGCCGGTTCCATCTACGACAAGAAGGGCATCAAGGTCTCATTCAAGATCATCGACGACTGGACCGAAGGCACGGCCGCGCTGGCCTCCAACAATGTCGACGTGATGCTGACGACCGCCGACGTCTGGGCCAAGGACTATGCACAGCTCGCCGATAAGGGTTTCCACGCCAGGGCGGTCTACATGGTCGATTGGTCGCGCGGCGCCGACGGTGTCATCGGCAAGCAGGGCATCAACAGCATCGAGGATCTCGCAGGCAAGAGTGTCGCTTTCGCGCCGTACACGCCCTCGCATTTCCTGTTGTGGAACGGCCTGAAGACCTCGGGTTTGACGACCGAGCAGCGCAACGAGATCTTCACCAAGGCTGTCCACACCAAGGATGGCATCGAGCCGGCGACGCTCTTCGCGCAGCAGAAGGTGGATGCTGCCGTCGCGTGGGATCCGGATATGAGCGATGCGGTAGCCAAGCGCAAGGGCTCGAAGAAGATCTACGACACCCGCGTAGCCAACCGGCTGATCGCCGACATCCTGGTGGTCAGCGACCGGTTCTCGAATGCGTCGCCACAGACACTGCGC is a window from the uncultured Paludibaculum sp. genome containing:
- a CDS encoding PspA/IM30 family protein encodes the protein MFDRLSRVFRSFFGFFISIAEDPELILEQNIRDMNDQVPRMNESIAMVKANVTLLEKEEAKYKAELNDLGAKVKASIQAGRDDLAGQFAIHLEQLRGALARTQGQLTTARSAYDKALNVKKAFLREKERKTNEAMNAIRDYRRSKWQKQVADAMEQFEVAGISQTHDEMVRKIEETTAVNEARMEMAIGNVDQQRFQIEEDAEKLRAAELVKQFKAEMGLMTPSASAPAPEKTIGGREQDRTT
- a CDS encoding phosphate ABC transporter substrate-binding/OmpA family protein, encoding MAIRIEKGGWAFIFVLGLGLVGYSLDRYGVVNLSGLFGKGGDKAATKSAVDTSKPLPSVGDKESNEVRVRVNIWVGCVGGLVANGGLDTAAGSIYDKKGIKVSFKIIDDWTEGTAALASNNVDVMLTTADVWAKDYAQLADKGFHARAVYMVDWSRGADGVIGKQGINSIEDLAGKSVAFAPYTPSHFLLWNGLKTSGLTTEQRNEIFTKAVHTKDGIEPATLFAQQKVDAAVAWDPDMSDAVAKRKGSKKIYDTRVANRLIADILVVSDRFSNASPQTLRKFLEGWLEGVEFIHQQPSRAYTLIGTIKDFNIPSDLAKTMLEGVRLSDYADNKAFFGQGAGSDYQNIMGMAQDMYREMRLVKGVPDIEGSVDRRYVAGMEGKFSSTSTEAPIEYKAPAKGATPIATQRRAIYFETNSAAMSMDSRAVVDEIGGMMRAYENTVVDIDGNSDSTGSREINMSLSRERAETVKNYLMKKYGYPATRMRTAGNGPDKPIDNNDTPEGREKNRRTDIKIYANPAGQ